Proteins co-encoded in one Garra rufa chromosome 21, GarRuf1.0, whole genome shotgun sequence genomic window:
- the timm9 gene encoding mitochondrial import inner membrane translocase subunit Tim9 has protein sequence MAAQVAESDQIKQFKEFLGTYNKLTENCFMDCVKDFTTREVKPEETSCSESCLQKYLKMTQRISMRFQEYHIQQNEALAAKAGLLGQPR, from the exons ATGGCAGCTCAGGTCGCTGAATCAGACCAGATCAAACAG TTCAAAGAATTCCTTGGAACCTACAATAAACTGACAGAAAACTGCTTCATGGATTGTGTGAAAGATTTCACCACAAGAGAGGTCAAGCCAGAAGAG ACTTCATGTTCTGAGAGCTGCTTACAGAAGTACCTAAAGATGACGCAGAGGATCTCCATGCGCTTCCAGGAATATCACATCCAGCAGAATGAAGCATTGGCCGCTAAAGCCGGTTTGTTAGGACAGCCACGATAA